acattttaaaatgttcaaaaattctgaaaaaaaaccaAGCACATTGGCACAACATTAACGAATGTtgttaaaaaaattcaaatcaaaattcaaaacattgctcgagatacaaaaatgatAAAATGGACATTAATGTAATAATGGGCCTAATTTAaagcccaacttatgttatgtactATTTACTGTTGAATTTGTCATTCATGTTTCTCGAGCTATATTTCGAATTTTCATTTCATATTTTTtgacaacatacattgatgttgtgtcaatgtgctggattttttcagaatttttcgaacATTTAAAAAATGAGTTTGCTTTCTAATAAAAAAATTAATTGCACAGCCCTTCTCTTTACATAAGTACTCTTTTGGTATTATGATAATTGCGACCCACCGGCGTTGGACATCCCACGCCTACCCCACCGGCGTTGGCATCAGCGTCGTTTGGACGATCGCCTTAGACCTGTCTCTCTCTCAAAGCATTACGCCGGGTGTCGCAATGTTCTCGGTGGATGGCAAAGTTACTCTGGTGCATATATTACACAAATGAACAAAAGAACTACAAGGAAAAACATTAAAATTGAAAAGGAAAATAAATTCAAAATGGaaaccaatatatatatatatatatatatatatatatatatatatatatatatatatatatatatatatatatatatatatggaaaatacatcctaccacccggtggtagttaccccacatgtctcatatactaccttatggtactatatatactactttatcattctaaatatgttcatatactatatagaAGATAATCCAAAGTGGGtaacatgaaaaaattgcaagttgacccatggtttttattatatttgtgaaatacgtatatatttgtacgtaaaaTGGAGCATACTAAAAATATGATGTATACTACCTAAAAAGTACTATATATACTATCTAAACATTCTTATATgctacatactacgcgtacatactctccgatttggtaaatactacatacaacatacaaatctcaagtggtggtaactaccactggtggtagataaaatttgtcatatatatatatatatatatatatatatatatatatatatatatatatatatatatatatataagaaattAAAAAGGTAAACTCGCCCTATTTGGCGAGTCCATGCTTCACACGTGTGTGCGTGTGTTTACGATGTTCGTGTCCTCCATGTCCAACTAATTATCACGTGGACGTGTGGAGATGTGTCTCCGGTAgatttgtctttggtggatctgctcGGATCCGGTCGTTGCTTGTCTACGTTCATATGTGTTCAGGTTGGATCCAttcgatctacgctactcttcatcggtgACGGTTGATGTTGTGGTgcactggtcctatggggcctcAGCACGACgagtctactacaacaagttttgcccggctccggcgagggtgGGCAATGACGGCAGCGTGCCTTCGGCTCacttcagtgtttgtagtcgtcgctagatggtctatggatctggaagtaatttttattatttctggtattcgttgtactttcatgattaaagatgaatagatcgaaagtttcctCGCAAAAGATAATAATTGCCATGAGCTCCATCGTATCAATGTCTAACTCCATGATATATATTGGGCGAGTCCATGCATGCTTGACGCGTACGTATGGGCGTGTGTTTACGATGGTCGTGTCATGTCCAAGTCCAACAAGTTAGGGTCATAAAGCTCCATCGTGTGAATGTCCAACTCCACGGTATATATAGGTACCGCCGTAGGTGCGCGTACATCAACGGATCGATAGAAAGGGCCAGCCGGCAAGCAAGGTTATTACTAGGAGAAGATGATGGGAGGAGGACTGCTGGAGCACCTCAGGACGTCGGTGTGGTTCTACGTGGCGCCAGTGGTGGCGGCCTGCGCGCCCATCGGCGTCCTCAGGACCTACTTCAACCAGCACCTCCGGCGGCCCCTCCGCCGGCTCCTCCCGTTCCTCGACCCCTTCGTCACCATCGACATCACGGCCGGCGACTCCGACGACAGCTACTACTACGAGTCCCGCGGCAGGGCCAAGTCGAGCGACGCCTACGCGGAGGTGCTGGCGTACCTAAGCGCGGCGTGCtcgcgggaggcgcgggagctcCGGGCCGAGGGCGCCGCCGAGGGCCACGGCTTCGTGCTCAGCCTCCGCCAGGGCCAGGAGGTCGCCGACGAGTTCCAGGGCGTCACCATGTGGTGGTCCGCCGTCGCTCCGGACCAGCAGCAGCAGGGCGCCCGGGGTTGCTGCCGCCTTACCTTCCATGAGCGCCACCGGAAGCTCGTCGTCGATGAGTACCTGCCGCACGTCCGCTGTGCTGGCCAGGAGGTCACCTTCCTCAACCGCCGTCGCAGGCTCTACTCCAACAAGGAGGGCGTCAGCTACTAGTACGCACTCCAATTATTTTTTGATGACTAGCACGTAGTTGTAATTAATTTGTTtgaactaattaaccatgcatgtTGCATGCAGCTCGTCGTCCAGGGAGGTGTGGAGCTACATAGACTTCAACCACCCAACCACCTTCCAAACCCTAGCCATGGACCCCGCCAAGAAGCAGATGATCATGGACGACCTCGATGACTTCCGCAACAGCAAGGACTACTACCGCCGGATTGGCAAGGCGTGGAAGCGGGGCTACCTCCTATACGGCCCTCCTGGCACTGGCAAGTCCACCATGATTGCCGCCATGGCCAACTACCTCAACTATGACATCTACGACATTGAGCTCACCACCCTAAGCACCAACAGTGACCTTCGCAAGCTCTTCATCGAGACCACTGGCAAGTCAATTATCGTCATCGAGGACATCGACTGCTCCCTCGACCTCACCGGTAATCGTGTCAGAAAAGGTGGACGGCGACAAGCACAGGCAGACGATGCCCATGATTATGCCGATCCCAATAGGCTGACTTTGTCTGGCCTACTCAATTTCATCGATGGCCTTTGGTCGGCGCATAGCGGTGAGCGGATCATTGTGTTCACCACAAACTATGTCGGCGAGCTTGACCCTGCGCTGATCCGCAGGGGGCGGATGGACATGCACATTGAGATGTCGTACCTCAAGTTTGAGGCGTTCAAGACACTGGCCATGAACTACCTCCAAATGGAAACACACCCGCTATTCGACACCATCAAGGAGCTGTTGGACGAGGTGGAGATTGCCCCAGCAGATGTCGCCGAGTGTCTTATGGTGTCGAGGCGCATAGACCGTGATGCACAGGCTTGCTTGGACCGCTTGATTGGTGAGCTCAAGATGAAGAATAGGTAACCAAGGACATAAACAATAAGAAGGTCAAGACCAATAAGCATAGAAAGAAGGCAAAGACCAAAGCCAATGCAAAGAggaaggccgaagccgagaaagaAAAGGTCGAAAAGGCAGCATCCGAGGACGATAACAAGAAGACCAATGACAACacggagaagaaggccacagaggtagaggaggagaagaaggtcaTCCAGGAAGATTAAATAAGAGTGACAAAGCGGAGGGAGATATGGATGCGCAAGACAAATGTCAAGGATGCCATAGCCAATGAAACAAGTTATATAGGAGTACTGTTTACCAAACTATATATTAAATCCTTTACTGTGTGTCGGTGAAAGCTGTGATTCTGGCGACGAATTTAATCTAGTACCAATCTATATATTGTCTACTATATGTGTCAAAAAAATTCTATCATGTAGTGCTAATTAATTGGGAGCGTGTGATGTGAAATGCATTTGATTGCGTAAGTAGAGTAAAAAGAGTTGCAGGGTACTAATTATTTTTGTTCACATATGTTCGTTTGCGGTTTGCATAAGGTTGCAAGAGGTGCTAAAGATTGAAGCTACCATGCAATTACAATTATGTCTCTGGATCATGGTGGGCACATCCTGGATTACCGGCTGTAACTGGATTCAGCGAGGGTCGGGTCCTATAAAGAAGCTATTGTTTGTTGGAGTGCTTACTGGTTAGTGACGTGATCATACACTAAACGATTACAAATAAGCTGTAGATTTTACACCATGTATGTATGAATGTATCTTGCTTAATTATTGCAATTGCTTGCCAACATTCATTCAAAACGGACACCTTCTCAGAAAGACGAGGCAGCGGCGGCTGTCTAAAGATGAAATAAGGTTCTTCTTGCCTAGCCTCCATCCCGATGGTGTATCTAGAATCGTCGAAGGACatatggaggtgtgtctccggcggatctcacgggattcggtcGGTGGTTGTATTTGATGGATATGCTTGGATTCTGTTGAGCACGGTTGTCATTGCATGTATATCTGGCGGCTAGGATCTCTTGTATTTACTTCCTAGCTTAGCGATATCTCCCAATCCTTTCCCTATATAGTGGATACGGTTGAGATCTCGCagcccttgtacctatatatgtgcctagtgcatgaTCAATGAGAATTATCCATGCATACAATCAATTCTACATGGTATCACAAGACAATCCTAACCCTAGcctagccgccgccgcgcctccatcgtgccgccgccgccgctccctccacccgccgccgccgccgccggttctctccggccgccgccgtcgccggttgCCGCTGCTTTCCGCTGCACTAGCCGCCGCTGCCGCAGGTCCTATCCtctgtgcgccgccgccgccgccgcgctctatCCTCCTTGTGCCGCCGCCGCAGGTCCTTGCCGCCACTGTGCCATCCTCCTCGCGCAACCACCGCACCTCCTGCTGCCGCCGCATCTCGTGGCCGCTGCATCTCCTGCAGCCGCTGCACTTCTTCTATATGCCCATCTTTTTTTCTTTTCGGCCGTTGCCCTTCTCCTTCCTTCAGTAGCAGCCTAGGCTCACGTCCGCGTAGTATACGGCGAGGCCTATAGGCACGTTCATCCATCCAGCTGTGTGCTGGTGTGCTTGCTAGCTTGTACGTGCACGTGTGCTTGTTAGCTGGCGCCGCCGTCGCCTCTACTCTACCTCCCGCACTGCTGCTGCATCCTTCGCTCGTCAGCGCCCCTAACCCTCGCTAGCCAGCTCGATTGGAATCCATCCAGCTGTGTGCTTGTCTACTTGCTAGCTAGTACGGCTTGTGTGCTTATTAGCCGCGGCTTCCTTTTCCTGCCCTAGCCACAGCTGCCGTCGCTGCGATGTCTCTTTTCGGCTATATGTACGCGGACGCACCGGCTCTCTTCACCACGCCGCATGTTTTCCCGGCGGGCCATCCGGCCTACTTCGCCGTGCCGCCGCAGCCGGCCGGTACTGACTCCGCGGCTCTACTCGCCACGCCGATGACCGGCGGCCATGCTCCGCCCGCCCCGATTCAGCCCTGCGGCGGCTTCGCCTCGCTGCCGGTCTCATCGCCATGGGACCCTACTTCTTTGGCTGCACTGCACTCGGCCCCATCACCGGCGGCgcttggtacatggactcgggcgccaccgcCCACGTGGCATCTCATCCCGGCACTCTAACCTCCTTCACTTCGGTTCATACTCCTACTCgcatcaccgttggtaacggttcctctTTACCTATCACACATGTTGGTCGTACTTCGTTTCCTTCCACATCTACGCCTATCACTATGTCTAATATTCTTGTTTCTTCTGATTTAGTTACGAACCTTGTATCTGTTCGTTATCTTGCTCGTGAGAATCCCattaccgttgaatttgacgatgtcggtttttctgtgaaggacgccggTACtcggatgtgaaggaaatatgccctagaggcaataataaagttattatttatttccttatatcatgataaatgtttattattcatgctagaattgtattaaccggaaacataatacatgtgtgaatacatagacaaacagagtgtcactagtatgcctctacttgactagctcgttaatcaaagatggttgtgtttcctagccatagacataagttgtcatttgattaacgagatcacctcattaggagaatgacgtgattgacttgacccattccgttagcttagcacccgatcgtttagtatgttgctattgctttcttcatgacttatacatgttcctctgactatgagattatgcaactcccgtttaccggaggaacactttgcgtgctaccaaacgtcacaacgtaaatgggtgattataaaggtgctctacaggtgtctccaaaggtacttgttgggttggcgtatttcgagattaggatttgtcactccgattgtcggagaggtatctctgggcccactcggtaatgcacatcactataagccttgcaagcattgtgactaataagttagttgcgggatgatgtgttactggacgagtaaagagacttgccggtaacgagattgaactaggtatcgagataccgacgatcgaatctcgggcaagtaacatactgatgacaaagggaacaacgtatgttgttatgcggtctgaccgataaagatcttcgtagaatatgtgggagcaaatatgggcatccaggtcccgctattggttattgactggagacgtgtctcggtcatgtctacatagttctcgaacccgtagggtccgcacgcttaaagttacgatgacagttttaatatgagtttatgtatgttgatgtaccgaaggagttcggagtcccggatgagatcggggacatgacgaggagtctcgaaatggccgagacgtaaagatcgatatattggacgactatattcggacttcggaaaggttccgagtgattcgggtattttttggagtaccggagagttacgggaatacgtattgggccttattgggccatacgggaaagaaggaaaagggcctcaagggtggccgcacccctccccttggtctggtccgaattggactagggaaggggggcgcccccttccttccttctctttttcccttcctcttttcctattccatatgggaggtggaatcctagtaggactccatacttggtgcgccccctcctagggccggcctcctcctcccttgctcctttatatacgggggcagggggcaccccatagacacaacaattgatccttgagatctcttagccgtgtgcggttccccctccaccatattacaccttgataataccgttgcggagcctaggcgaagccctgcgtcggtggaacatcatcatcgttaccacgccgtcgtgctgacgaaactctccctcaacactcggctggatcggagttcgagggacgtcatcgagctgaacgtgtgtagaactcggaggtgtcgtgcgttcggtacttgatcggtcggatcgtgaagacgtacgactacatcaaccgcgttgtgataacgcttccgctatcggtctacgagggtacgtggacaacactctcccctctcgttgctatgcatcaccatgatcttgcgtgtgcgtaggaatttttttgaaattactacgttccccaacaggatggtCCTTCACCGTTGCGATAGTCCTGACGAGCACtatccggtgcactcctctgccaccgcctccaccaccccaGTCGCACTTGCCGCAGGtgtcgacctttggcatgctcgttTAGGACACCCGAACTCCACCACTTTACGTCAAATTCTTAAGAGTTTTTCATTCGCATGCAATAAGTTCGACGACcatacttgtgaggcttgtcgtcttggcaagcacgttCATCTTTCGTTTAGCGCATCTACCACTatttccacttttccgtttcagttattgcatagtgatgtttggacatccccggttgcaagcaacacgggctacctatactatttggtgatcttagatgatttctctcattatgtgtggacatttcctcttcgcCGCAAGTCCGACGCCCTtgccacactcaccgccttttattcctatgtcaccacacagttcggtcgtccCATCCTTGCATTACAAACTGacaacggaaaagagtttgacaacatcGCTGTTCGTAACCTTCTAGCCTCCCACGGCACTATCTTCCGCCTCACTTGTCCCTACACGTCCCAACAAAATGGCCGTGCCGAGCGTATCCTTCACACTCTTAATGATTGCGTCCGCACATTGCTCTTCACTCTAACGTGCCTCCCCAGTTTTGGCCGGACGCTCTCGCCACCGTCACCCTCCTCATCAACATCCGCCCGTGTCGCCCACGCTGGAACTATGCCCCTCACTATCTCCTCTTTGGTGcgcccccatcttatgatggccTTCGCATCTTTGGCTATCTCTGGTATCCTAGCATCGCCGCCACTgcgcctcataagcttgcaccTCGTTCCGTTGCTTGCATCTTCCTCGGCTACCGCTGTAACAACCATGTCTTACATCGTGTATTCACCTCCcaacacgtttactttgatgagaaggTGTTTCCCTTTCAGCAACAGGTACCTCtcgtcgccccgtcgccgccggccacTGGCGGCCCTTCGGCGACCCCGTCAGGTGGACGGCCCCGCTCGGCTCTTGGGCCGCCTCCGGGCTTTGGCAGTTCTCGCGCCGTGGGACAAGCTGAGCCTCGCGCCCCCACGACGTCCTTACCGTCACCGCCGGCCTCGCCGCCGGCTCCCTCCCCGGCCGCCTCGCCAGCATCTTCGTCGGCCGCCACATCGGCCGCCTCCCTGGCGCCCTTGGTGGCCGCCTCGCCGGCCGCCTCGACTGCCCCCTCGCCGGCTCCTGGCTCGGCCATCGCTGCCGTCTCGGCCGCTGGCCCCGCTGCCGCCGATGCCCCGCCTCTCGACGTGATGACTCGCGCCCGGGCCGGTGTGCTCCGGCCGAGCACACGCTACTCCTCCGACGAGTATGTGTGCGCcgcctcgacttcgacgccgtcaCCCATCCCCACCTCCGCTCGCGCTGCCCCTCGGGATCCGAACTGGCTTGCTGCGATGCGTGAGGAGTTCGACGCCCTGCAGCGCAACCGTATGTCGCAGCTTGTTCTGCGGCCTCCCCGTGCCAATGTTATCACTGGCAAGTGGGTtttccgccacaagactcgccccgacggttccctcgagcgctacaaggcgcgttTGGTGGTGCGCGGTTTCCGCCAGCGCGCCGgcatggacttcaccgacaccttcacgccggttgtcaaaccgggcacgattcgcgcTGTACTCCAGCTTGTTGTTTCTCGCGCCTTGCCAGTTCACCAGCTCGACGTGTccaatgctttcttgcatggccatctcgacgAGCAGGTGTTTTTTCAGCAGCCCACTGGTTTCGTCGACACCGACTATCCGGACCACGTGTGCTAGTTGTcccgttctctttacgggttgaagcaggcgccccgggcctggtaccagcggatcgtgGCCTTTCTTTAGCAGCAGGGGTTCCGGTCCACATGGTCCGATGCCTCCATGTTTGTTTATCACCAGGGCGCCGCCACCGCGTACCTTCTCCTgtacgtcgatgacatcatcctgacTGCGTCCTCGCCAGCGGTACTTCAGCAGATCACAGCTCGCCTCGGcaccgagttcgccctcaaggacttgggggctctccTCTACTTCCTCAGCATCGAGGTCGTCCGTCGTGCCACTAgcttctttctgcatcagcagaagtatgcctccgagctcctggagcgagccggcatgcttaactgcaagcctgcttccacgcctgtcgacacgaaggctaaggtgtccgccTTCAAGGGCTCTCCGGCGTCCGACGCtccttctaccgctccatcgtcggtgctctccagtacctcacccTGACGCGTCCGGATATTTAGTATgttgtccagcaggtgtgcctccacatgcatgctcctcgtgacaCCCATTGGGCTCTGGTGAAATGTATTCTCCGGTATATACATGGCACCACGGCTatgggtctcaccctgacggcATCACCCGACACCAGCCtcgtcgcctactccgacgccgactgggctggaCACTCGGCACTCCACctccggctactgcgtctacctcgggccctctctgatctcatggtcgTCTAAATGACAACCCACGGTTTCACGATCGAGCGCCGAGGCCGAGTACAGGGCAGTGGCCAACGCCATCACGGAGTGCTCCTGGCTACGACAGCTGCTTCAGGAGTTGTTATGTGAGGTTCCCAAGGCCACGATTGTCTATTGTGACAACGTCtccgcggtctacctctccgccaaccctgttcatcatcgccggacgaagcatattgagctcgacattcactttGTCCGGGAGCACGTTGCACTTGGTTGTGTTCGAGTCTTGCATGTACCCACCGATCAGCAGGTCGCCGATGTCATGACGAAGGGACTGCCTACCTCGACTTTCGAGGGttttcggtccagtctttgcgtctccggcgacgcttcgactgcgggggggggggggggggtgttgagcaCGGTTGTCATTGCATTTACTTCCTAGCTTAGCGATATCTGGCGGCTAGGATCTCTTGTATTTACTTCCTAGCTTAGCGATATCTCCCGATCATTTCCCTGTATAGCGGATACGGTTGAGATCTCGCAGCCCTTGTatctatatatgtgcctagtgcatgaTCAATGAGAATTATCGATGCACACAATCAATTCTACAGATCCGGTCTTCATTCGTCTATGTTCATGTGTCTTAAGGTTGGATCATTCTGATTTATACTTCTCTTCATTGGCAACGCTTGTTGTTCCTAGCacaacgacttcccgactgtctatgACAACAAGTTTTGCTCGGCTCCAGCGAGGGAGGGTGATGGcggcggcgtgccttcggctcgcttcagtactTATAgacgtcgctaggtggtctacgaatctagatgtaatttttattatttttagtgtCCATTGTACCGACATGATTAAAGATGAATCGACTGGAAAAAAATTGGGAAAAAAACACACCTGCTGGAGAAGCGAATACCATATCTGTCACGGAAGTGTTTTTTATTCCAAGGACCAAATAGACGAAAGAGGCATACTAATATATTTTCTACAAAAAGTGATAAACTTTTGTTTAGTCTTTCTTGATGGAAGCTAGCTCCTGAACTTGTTCGTAATAGACCTCGACCAGTTTGGTAATCTTGTTGAGCGCAAGTTCCGCTGAGAGGCCAAACCGTGTGACTGCGCTGGCATGGTGTTgtcatgattaccctttttctcgAACTTTCACTAGTGGGGAGCCTGAATTTCATTTCAAAATTATGCTTAGCGTGAGGGGGAAAATCGCGCTACAATCTGGCGTGATCTTTCAGCTCCGGCTTTTGAAGCCAGTTTGTTTGCATGATGAAACCATTACAACATTGGTAACATGGTTTACACTTCTAAATACTTTACCATTCTGAGCGCGTCCCATATTTTTCAAAGGATTGTGAGCAGAACGAAGGACTTGTGATTACGTGGTAGCTGAGGTTTGTTGATAATTAAGACCCCGAGCTGCCAATGACATGACATTGATCTTTTGCTAAATCCTTTTGGCATAGCTACATTGTACGAAGAGGTGATTTCGCGATCTTGAGCATTGCTGCAAAGGGGGCAGATGTTGTCATCGATGATAGTTTTCTTTGAGATTTTGGCGTGGGTCCTCATCGCCTACGGAGGCATCCATGGGCTACCACATGGTTTTAAGTAGCCCATTATAACACgtgaacaaacattttaaatagcttACTACAGCACTGCTATAGTACGCCATAGCATTTAGAATAGGTCCGCCGCTAAAaggcttagcgcgctatttaaaactttaGCTACCATAGACAAGGGCAGCGGGGAGGTCTGCCTGGAGCGGAGGGTGAGGTCGCGTCAATCCAAGGGGTGGCGCTGGCTCCCAGCGATGAGTGCAGGCGGGCGGCAGATGCAGCATCCGGCTGGAGCGAAGGCTCTTGTGTGATGTATCTTTTGTTCAGTGGTCTCTTCCTCCCACGGCGGCCCTTTGAGGCGATGTGGTGGACTAGGTGGTGTGATCTGGCGCCCGACTGCGTGGTCAAGACTTGTATTCGCGGCGACAACCCCCATCAGTGTGT
This window of the Triticum aestivum cultivar Chinese Spring chromosome 5D, IWGSC CS RefSeq v2.1, whole genome shotgun sequence genome carries:
- the LOC123125475 gene encoding AAA-ATPase At3g28610-like — its product is MMGGGLLEHLRTSVWFYVAPVVAACAPIGVLRTYFNQHLRRPLRRLLPFLDPFVTIDITAGDSDDSYYYESRGRAKSSDAYAEVLAYLSAACSREARELRAEGAAEGHGFVLSLRQGQEVADEFQGVTMWWSAVAPDQQQQGARGCCRLTFHERHRKLVVDEYLPHVRCAGQEVTFLNRRRRLYSNKEGVSYYSSSREVWSYIDFNHPTTFQTLAMDPAKKQMIMDDLDDFRNSKDYYRRIGKAWKRGYLLYGPPGTGKSTMIAAMANYLNYDIYDIELTTLSTNSDLRKLFIETTGKSIIVIEDIDCSLDLTGNRVRKGGRRQAQADDAHDYADPNRLTLSGLLNFIDGLWSAHSGERIIVFTTNYVGELDPALIRRGRMDMHIEMSYLKFEAFKTLAMNYLQMETHPLFDTIKELLDEVEIAPADVAECLMVSRRIDRDAQACLDRLIGELKMKNR